One window of the Planctomycetia bacterium genome contains the following:
- a CDS encoding ABC transporter ATP-binding protein: protein MAESPNSTAQEVIVETRNLSKVYLDFWGRKKKQALRSLNLDIKKGEVFGLLGPNGSGKTTTIKLLLGLLFPSEGEGLVFGKPGTNVQKNERIGYLPEESYLYRFLTAEETLDFYGRLFNIPADVRRQRANELIEKVGLARDKKRTLKEYSKGMRQRIGLAQALINDPDLVILDEPTSGLDPIGTKWMKNLILELRDQGKTILMCSHRLEDVQDVCDRIAILFDGELQELGSVDKLLEVEEMVQLTARGMKITDSLRNDLAEVVKKHGGNVDNIDHPTTTLEDLFLRIVEDSKARPGRRYVPPSDRPAGNQKV, encoded by the coding sequence ATGGCAGAAAGCCCCAATTCAACAGCACAGGAAGTGATTGTTGAAACTCGAAATCTCAGCAAGGTTTATCTTGATTTCTGGGGACGAAAAAAGAAACAGGCCCTTCGTTCACTCAACCTCGACATCAAGAAGGGTGAAGTTTTTGGATTGCTGGGGCCTAACGGTTCAGGGAAAACCACCACCATCAAATTGCTCCTCGGTCTGTTATTTCCCTCAGAAGGCGAAGGGCTGGTTTTCGGAAAGCCGGGAACTAATGTTCAGAAGAACGAACGCATCGGCTACCTGCCTGAAGAATCGTATCTGTATCGTTTTCTCACCGCGGAAGAAACACTCGATTTCTACGGCAGATTATTCAACATACCAGCTGATGTTCGTCGGCAGCGTGCCAACGAGCTAATTGAAAAGGTCGGTCTGGCTCGTGATAAGAAACGGACGCTGAAAGAATACTCCAAGGGGATGCGGCAACGTATTGGGCTGGCACAAGCACTCATTAACGATCCTGATCTTGTCATTCTCGATGAACCTACTTCAGGTCTTGATCCTATCGGCACCAAATGGATGAAAAATCTCATCCTTGAATTGCGTGATCAGGGCAAGACCATATTAATGTGCAGCCACCGTCTGGAAGATGTGCAGGATGTTTGTGATCGCATTGCTATTTTGTTTGACGGTGAACTCCAGGAACTTGGTTCGGTTGACAAGCTGCTTGAAGTTGAAGAAATGGTTCAGTTGACGGCACGAGGAATGAAAATCACCGATTCTCTACGAAACGACCTTGCAGAAGTCGTGAAGAAGCACGGTGGGAATGTTGACAATATTGACCATCCAACCACCACGCTGGAAGATCTATTCCTGCGCATCGTAGAAGACAGTAAAGCCAGACCAGGCAGACGGTATGTTCCACCCAGTGATCGACCAGCTGGAAATCAGAAAGTTTAA
- a CDS encoding biotin--[acetyl-CoA-carboxylase] ligase → MNTIGNCRIHLESVTSTNDVAWQYATDDQFNGLVVIADEQHSGRGTRGRRWHAERGTALLCSTLIKLDEQLCRPVVLTIWAGVSVCKVIDHWSQVKPVLKWPNDVLINQKKLCGILVEIRNPWCVIGIGINVHKPMHHYHEKGISNSTFLNEHTKRMIEVEEVTDSIISSLNEGYAKLLQNDQHQDLLAGWENYSGLLGRHVEAVTTQGVITGKVKSLHWNGIVLNDQSGLRTILPESILKMNQEGQVDV, encoded by the coding sequence ATGAACACAATAGGTAACTGCCGGATTCATCTGGAATCAGTCACCAGCACGAATGACGTTGCCTGGCAGTACGCAACTGATGATCAATTCAACGGCCTGGTTGTTATTGCTGATGAACAACATTCAGGACGAGGAACTCGAGGCAGACGATGGCATGCGGAACGGGGCACTGCCCTACTCTGTTCAACTCTCATCAAATTGGATGAGCAACTTTGTCGGCCAGTTGTGTTGACCATTTGGGCTGGAGTCAGTGTCTGCAAAGTAATTGATCATTGGTCTCAAGTTAAACCCGTCCTTAAATGGCCGAATGATGTGTTGATTAACCAGAAAAAGTTATGTGGCATACTGGTTGAGATTCGTAATCCATGGTGTGTAATCGGTATTGGAATTAATGTTCACAAGCCAATGCACCATTACCACGAGAAGGGAATCAGCAACTCAACGTTTCTGAATGAACATACGAAACGCATGATCGAAGTTGAGGAAGTAACTGATTCCATCATCAGCAGCCTGAATGAAGGGTATGCCAAGTTGTTGCAAAATGACCAGCATCAAGATCTTCTTGCAGGTTGGGAAAATTATAGTGGACTTTTGGGACGGCATGTTGAAGCAGTAACAACTCAAGGTGTCATTACTGGAAAAGTGAAGTCACTGCATTGGAACGGAATCGTTCTCAATGATCAATCCGGGTTACGAACAATCCTGCCTGAGTCGATTCTCAAAATGAATCAGGAAGGTCAAGTAGACGTTTGA
- a CDS encoding ABC transporter permease, protein MMFAAFNIETVYPTLERMGEYAEIWLRKAGIGSIILLLIWTLWFVLKAALRDGQWVPYGLTGRLSSEGTENNWRARVFWILLGLTAVAFIGMIAYFGYHLFTQNTIFDPFDVPSPENKYRDHTRTDIAVNFFCALALLTLSIEFIFEVLRFSPRRLMAIARFSIKEAIRRKVLWVFLILGIVVLFASWFITTEKKNDQWQQYINLVFYVVTTMILVTSGILACFSIPTDIKHQTIFTVVTKPVQKLEIVLGRILGLVGLMTVILILAGAVSLIYVARGVDQEVKKSIRARTVAFGNLLFLDITPSGEVVVKERGGDNVGRVWEYFQYLSGGTGQEAVWFFDKLPAAVANRELVTIEATFDIFRTSKGGADGFEQGVAVQFSFVNRAKWKGNFDEYRNARDPKTNLPLSADEKARKFGYYELPKPARVFDEGEPTLVSFPGSIMADSPSNAILEVHVNCRSNSQYLGTAQRNLFMLVDEGNWVLNFFKGLVGVWFFMVLVVTFGVVLSTYLNAPISLLITILLVIMGQPTILKYIYEQSLPDDPVNRPGGRAFESALRLINKENMVTPLTDNAASRTAIAMDNSVRYVFKLIHAALPDLEIYDRKLFVSEGFDIPGSELFASFLRLIMYLFPCLLLGYYLLCGREIAN, encoded by the coding sequence ATGATGTTTGCAGCGTTTAATATTGAAACGGTTTATCCAACACTCGAGCGAATGGGCGAGTACGCAGAAATATGGCTCCGCAAGGCTGGAATTGGTTCCATCATTTTATTGCTGATCTGGACTCTGTGGTTTGTCCTGAAGGCTGCACTGCGTGATGGTCAATGGGTGCCTTATGGACTCACCGGCAGGTTGAGTTCGGAAGGCACAGAAAACAACTGGCGTGCCAGGGTCTTCTGGATACTGCTCGGCCTGACGGCAGTTGCATTTATTGGCATGATTGCTTACTTTGGATACCATTTGTTTACTCAAAATACCATTTTTGATCCGTTTGATGTCCCCAGTCCGGAAAACAAGTATCGAGATCATACTCGGACCGATATTGCGGTAAACTTCTTCTGCGCTCTGGCACTTCTGACACTCTCAATTGAATTTATTTTTGAAGTTCTCAGATTCAGCCCCCGTCGATTGATGGCCATAGCCCGGTTCAGCATCAAGGAAGCCATACGCAGGAAGGTGCTCTGGGTGTTTCTCATCCTCGGTATTGTTGTTTTGTTTGCCAGTTGGTTCATCACCACAGAGAAAAAGAACGATCAGTGGCAGCAGTATATCAATCTCGTTTTCTATGTCGTCACCACGATGATTCTGGTAACGTCAGGTATCCTGGCGTGTTTCAGTATCCCGACTGACATTAAACATCAGACCATTTTTACCGTGGTGACGAAGCCAGTCCAGAAACTGGAAATCGTACTGGGCAGAATTCTGGGCCTGGTGGGGTTGATGACAGTTATTCTGATTCTTGCTGGTGCAGTAAGTCTTATCTATGTTGCGCGAGGAGTTGATCAAGAAGTCAAGAAATCCATACGTGCGAGAACTGTTGCTTTCGGAAACCTGTTATTCCTGGATATTACCCCTTCCGGCGAAGTAGTTGTCAAAGAACGTGGTGGCGATAACGTCGGACGTGTCTGGGAATATTTCCAGTATCTATCTGGAGGCACTGGACAGGAAGCAGTGTGGTTCTTTGATAAACTTCCAGCTGCAGTTGCCAATCGGGAACTGGTAACCATCGAGGCCACCTTCGATATCTTCCGAACGAGCAAAGGTGGTGCAGACGGATTTGAACAGGGTGTTGCTGTTCAATTCTCATTTGTGAACCGAGCGAAATGGAAAGGTAATTTTGATGAATACCGCAATGCACGTGATCCCAAAACAAACCTGCCACTTTCCGCTGACGAAAAAGCCCGTAAGTTTGGTTACTACGAATTGCCCAAGCCTGCAAGGGTATTTGATGAAGGCGAACCAACGCTAGTCAGTTTCCCGGGAAGCATCATGGCTGACAGCCCTTCCAATGCCATTCTGGAAGTCCATGTCAACTGCCGATCCAATTCACAGTATCTGGGCACTGCTCAGCGTAATCTGTTCATGCTGGTGGATGAAGGCAACTGGGTATTGAATTTCTTCAAGGGCCTGGTTGGAGTCTGGTTCTTTATGGTTCTGGTTGTCACCTTTGGTGTCGTGTTGTCCACCTATCTGAATGCTCCCATCAGCCTGCTGATTACCATCCTTCTGGTGATTATGGGACAACCTACCATTCTCAAATACATCTACGAACAATCGCTCCCTGATGATCCTGTCAACCGACCTGGCGGGCGTGCCTTTGAATCAGCACTGCGATTGATCAACAAGGAAAACATGGTGACACCGTTGACTGACAATGCTGCGTCAAGAACAGCCATTGCGATGGACAACTCTGTCAGGTACGTGTTCAAGCTGATCCATGCAGCATTACCAGATCTTGAAATCTATGATCGCAAGCTGTTTGTATCGGAAGGATTCGACATCCCAGGCAGTGAACTGTTTGCCTCATTTCTGCGTTTGATCATGTATCTGTTTCCGTGTTTGTTATTGGGATATTATCTGCTATGTGGCAGAGAAATTGCTAACTAA
- a CDS encoding class I mannose-6-phosphate isomerase produces the protein MRKMPWGGKQLTALYGFNSSPSPVGEAWLLSDHHLHHSKSTVSQVDHLTLRQLIQHHGRDLVGQEFSLPFPILIKILDAAENLSIQVHPDDDQSRLWSPGERGKSEAWVVLSVEKNAALYIDLKQDCSMEQFEASVRQGKTVECLNRIEPRIGEVYAIPPGTVHAIGAGIMLLEVQQSSDATFRLDDWGRTEADGKSRPLHVEAGLACARKSPTGVGLQTAISEPSGAKLLVQNSHFSIRQWSDCSQVVIHAPAIVIPWQSDIICMETDSSYHRGNATVIPALMKQCTFELQPTAVLYEIHWHPS, from the coding sequence ATGCGCAAGATGCCCTGGGGTGGCAAGCAACTAACTGCTCTCTATGGCTTCAACTCGAGCCCATCTCCTGTAGGCGAAGCCTGGTTGCTTAGCGATCATCACCTGCATCACAGCAAGTCAACTGTTTCTCAAGTTGACCATCTGACACTCCGTCAATTGATCCAGCATCACGGGCGTGATTTGGTTGGTCAGGAATTCAGCTTACCCTTCCCGATTCTAATCAAAATCCTGGATGCTGCCGAGAATCTTTCCATTCAGGTGCACCCCGATGATGATCAGTCAAGACTCTGGTCGCCTGGCGAAAGAGGCAAATCAGAAGCCTGGGTTGTATTATCTGTCGAAAAGAATGCCGCTCTTTACATCGATTTGAAACAGGATTGCAGCATGGAGCAATTCGAAGCATCCGTGAGACAGGGAAAAACAGTCGAGTGCTTGAATCGAATAGAACCACGAATTGGTGAGGTATATGCAATTCCGCCGGGCACAGTCCATGCCATTGGGGCAGGCATCATGCTGCTTGAAGTTCAGCAGTCCAGTGATGCTACATTCCGGCTGGATGACTGGGGCAGAACTGAGGCAGATGGAAAGTCCCGCCCGTTGCATGTAGAAGCCGGGTTGGCATGCGCCCGTAAATCGCCAACTGGTGTTGGACTGCAAACCGCCATAAGTGAGCCCTCTGGTGCAAAACTGCTTGTGCAAAACAGTCATTTTTCCATCAGGCAATGGAGCGATTGCTCTCAAGTAGTAATCCATGCGCCAGCCATAGTGATTCCCTGGCAATCCGACATCATTTGCATGGAAACAGATTCATCTTACCATCGTGGGAATGCAACCGTGATTCCTGCGTTGATGAAGCAATGCACTTTCGAATTGCAGCCTACTGCAGTTCTTTACGAAATACACTGGCATCCGTCTTAG
- a CDS encoding ABC transporter permease subunit, whose protein sequence is MIRIFGPVLRYDLVCTARRTRYFVMRFFFALLLFLTLYVFYVKQLGSVNVERVSRQRLVDFAQIFSYAYLVIQYFLVLLITPAYVGTAIAEEKERRTLEFLLATDLHSQEIIFGKLASRVGNIVMFLLAGLPVLSFVQFFGGIDPDLLLYGFIATLITVLSVAAVSIACSVQARHSREGIIRSYLIVVSYFIFGFLLSWLIMFLKGLRGGLGATGNLVDDVWFVQGICYFTEYYLAGDAFHAAYLYFSSSILPGVAFTSWTGIRLASSITDLIRNYLLFHGIIAILCLLYSIVYLRRIFVQQMYGDVRKRIGTKSLSRKSNVPVAVIQEQKPARVRGIRWSLGNWQPMIWKEWLVPRQSHRSLMMKLITGFSWACFLFPVVVIFIMAQNRSSLNWSILSDSMNIYIRIAGTVCMCLMLLGTGIRAANSCTVERDKQTLESLLLTPLTTFEIIFGKWFGAWLGFSSSYVLLGIIWLLGLIFQGLEFRSTLYLTLAFLIYNSFAASMGCYFSAALKSTTRALLTTVFWLIIWLGLHWVFVGLVLLLTSSGSMQGVYFFMLGMTPPFVFGFLAHHQHSMDFSDLNAGNEIMPYVITGMVINAGLSALFFLLALQRFYLNTGRVHNLKS, encoded by the coding sequence ATGATTCGCATCTTTGGACCAGTTTTGAGATACGACCTGGTGTGCACCGCACGCCGCACGCGTTACTTTGTCATGCGGTTTTTCTTTGCCCTGCTTCTGTTTCTAACTCTGTACGTCTTCTATGTGAAACAACTGGGTAGCGTTAATGTGGAACGTGTCTCCAGGCAGCGACTGGTCGATTTCGCCCAGATATTCAGCTATGCGTATCTCGTAATTCAATATTTTCTAGTGCTGCTGATCACTCCGGCTTATGTCGGTACAGCCATTGCCGAAGAGAAAGAGCGTCGCACGCTTGAATTTCTACTGGCTACCGATTTGCATTCGCAGGAGATCATCTTCGGCAAGCTGGCTTCACGTGTGGGAAACATCGTTATGTTCCTGCTTGCAGGCCTGCCTGTCTTGTCTTTTGTACAGTTTTTCGGTGGCATCGACCCTGATCTACTTCTCTATGGGTTTATCGCAACTCTCATTACAGTATTGAGCGTTGCTGCAGTCAGCATTGCCTGCTCCGTGCAAGCCCGACACAGTCGGGAAGGTATCATCCGATCCTATCTGATTGTTGTCAGCTACTTTATATTCGGGTTCCTGCTCAGTTGGCTCATCATGTTTTTAAAAGGTTTGAGAGGTGGACTGGGAGCAACAGGGAACTTGGTAGACGATGTGTGGTTTGTTCAGGGGATTTGTTACTTCACGGAGTATTACCTGGCTGGTGATGCATTCCATGCTGCATATCTCTACTTTTCATCATCAATCTTACCAGGAGTAGCTTTTACATCATGGACAGGAATTCGACTGGCGTCTTCGATTACCGACCTCATTCGAAACTACTTATTGTTTCATGGCATCATTGCAATTCTCTGTCTGCTTTACTCGATTGTTTATCTTCGCCGAATTTTCGTCCAACAGATGTACGGAGATGTCAGAAAAAGAATTGGAACGAAATCGCTGTCCAGAAAATCGAATGTACCGGTAGCAGTAATACAGGAACAGAAACCAGCCAGAGTAAGAGGAATTCGCTGGTCGCTGGGAAACTGGCAACCCATGATCTGGAAAGAATGGCTTGTTCCCAGACAATCGCACAGATCTTTAATGATGAAATTAATCACCGGATTCAGTTGGGCATGTTTTCTGTTTCCGGTGGTTGTCATATTCATCATGGCACAGAATCGCTCCAGTCTGAACTGGAGCATACTCAGCGATTCTATGAATATCTACATCCGTATTGCCGGTACCGTCTGCATGTGCCTGATGCTACTGGGAACGGGGATACGTGCTGCCAATTCCTGCACCGTGGAGCGAGATAAACAGACTTTGGAATCATTGCTTCTTACGCCACTGACCACGTTTGAAATCATTTTCGGGAAGTGGTTTGGGGCATGGCTGGGCTTCAGTTCATCTTATGTACTATTGGGAATCATCTGGTTACTGGGGCTGATCTTTCAGGGGTTGGAATTCCGCTCTACCCTTTACCTGACACTGGCATTTCTCATTTACAACAGTTTCGCTGCATCAATGGGATGTTACTTCAGTGCAGCACTGAAATCAACCACGCGTGCCTTACTCACCACCGTCTTCTGGCTGATCATCTGGCTGGGTCTACACTGGGTATTTGTCGGCCTTGTGCTCTTGCTGACGTCGAGTGGCAGTATGCAGGGGGTCTACTTCTTCATGCTGGGAATGACACCACCTTTTGTGTTCGGATTTCTGGCACATCACCAGCATTCCATGGATTTCTCTGATCTCAATGCCGGGAATGAAATCATGCCCTATGTCATTACGGGAATGGTGATTAATGC
- the ispD gene encoding 2-C-methyl-D-erythritol 4-phosphate cytidylyltransferase — protein sequence MSKFGVILVAAGKSSRFKDDVKKPYADIDGRAVWLRAADLFISRKDVVQTILVIAEEDEENVRRRYGPNMAFMNVMLTLGGATRSDSVSNGLAKLQPDLHYVAIHDAVRPCATADMIDKVFSTAQETGAAILASPIVDTLKRDNGNSCIESTVTREHLWLAQTPQVFRKEIIEKAYASRKMNSNITDDAQLVEMLGVPVTLVSSDASNIKITTKSDLYLADAILKSRPKPKARAFHPFSEEDMWK from the coding sequence ATGTCGAAATTTGGTGTAATTCTCGTTGCCGCTGGCAAGTCCTCTCGATTCAAAGACGATGTCAAAAAACCCTACGCGGACATTGATGGCAGGGCAGTCTGGCTTCGTGCCGCAGATCTCTTCATCAGTCGAAAAGACGTTGTCCAGACTATTCTTGTGATAGCTGAAGAAGATGAGGAAAATGTCCGCAGACGGTATGGCCCCAATATGGCCTTTATGAATGTCATGCTGACTTTAGGGGGAGCCACACGATCAGATTCCGTATCCAATGGCCTGGCAAAACTGCAACCTGATCTTCACTATGTTGCCATCCACGATGCGGTGAGGCCTTGTGCTACTGCAGATATGATTGACAAGGTCTTTTCTACCGCTCAGGAAACTGGTGCTGCCATCCTGGCATCACCGATTGTTGATACACTCAAGCGTGATAATGGCAACTCATGTATTGAAAGCACCGTTACACGTGAACATCTCTGGTTAGCTCAGACGCCACAGGTCTTTCGAAAAGAGATTATCGAAAAAGCATATGCGTCCCGCAAAATGAATTCCAATATTACTGACGATGCACAGCTTGTTGAAATGCTGGGAGTACCTGTAACACTGGTTAGCAGTGACGCATCGAACATTAAAATCACCACCAAGTCAGATTTATATCTTGCAGATGCCATATTGAAATCAAGACCCAAACCCAAAGCACGCGCATTTCATCCATTTTCTGAAGAGGACATGTGGAAGTGA
- the nadC gene encoding carboxylating nicotinate-nucleotide diphosphorylase has translation MPMLFGQAEKQAATKLIKLALEEDLGSQGDITSLTVIPREFAGKANIVVRKPGVIAGIPIIKLVMDSFDPFLTLETGLSDGVEVKPGDVLVTLQGNLRSILAIERIILNFIQRLSGVASLTHQYVSRVRDTKCQVLDTRKTTPGWRYLEKYAVRCGGGINHRMGLFDRIMIKDNHLAALKEHRAPILAAIEKAKRVNGSPLVEVEVESLDQLNEILPSRPDIVLLDNMKPHLLLEAVKLRDRLKSVTKLEASGGITLDNLTEIAETGVDFVSIGALTHSAVALDIALDYTES, from the coding sequence ATGCCAATGCTATTCGGTCAAGCTGAGAAGCAGGCTGCAACGAAACTGATCAAACTCGCCCTGGAAGAAGATCTGGGAAGCCAAGGTGATATTACATCCCTGACGGTAATCCCAAGGGAATTTGCCGGTAAGGCGAATATTGTTGTCAGAAAGCCAGGAGTCATTGCAGGGATTCCAATCATCAAACTGGTAATGGATTCTTTCGATCCGTTCTTAACTCTTGAGACTGGACTCTCCGATGGAGTGGAAGTTAAACCAGGCGACGTTCTGGTAACTCTACAAGGAAACCTGAGAAGCATCCTTGCCATTGAGCGAATCATTCTTAATTTTATACAACGGCTCTCTGGGGTCGCCAGCCTGACTCATCAGTATGTCAGTCGTGTTCGAGATACGAAATGTCAGGTGCTGGACACGCGAAAGACCACACCTGGCTGGCGATACCTTGAAAAATATGCAGTTCGGTGTGGCGGTGGCATCAATCATCGGATGGGATTATTTGACAGGATCATGATCAAGGATAACCACCTGGCCGCTTTGAAAGAGCATCGCGCGCCGATACTTGCAGCGATCGAAAAGGCGAAAAGAGTAAACGGCAGCCCGCTGGTTGAGGTTGAAGTTGAATCATTGGATCAGTTGAACGAGATACTGCCATCCAGACCGGATATTGTGTTACTAGACAATATGAAGCCTCATTTGCTGCTTGAAGCAGTAAAACTGAGGGACCGGTTGAAAAGTGTGACCAAGCTGGAAGCCTCAGGAGGTATTACTCTTGATAACCTGACCGAGATTGCCGAGACAGGTGTTGATTTCGTCAGCATCGGAGCACTGACCCATTCCGCGGTTGCTCTCGATATTGCATTAGATTACACCGAATCATGA